One Pseudomonas sp. HOU2 genomic window carries:
- a CDS encoding flagellin domain-containing protein, which translates to MALTVNTNTTSLNVQKNLNRASDALSTSMQRLSSGLKINSAKDDAAGLQISTRMQSQIRGGNQAIQNANDGISVAQTAEGALQATTDILQRMRELAVKARTGTNGTADQKATNLEFADMSDEISRIAASTNLNGKNLLDGSAGTVTLQVGANTGTANHIDLVLSSKFDAVSLSVDKGTLALTGTDAANAGSNIDAAITAIDAAIAAIGDTRASLGASQNRLTSTISNLQNIVENTTAAQGRVQDTDFAAETANLTKQQTLQQASTSVLAQANQLPSAVLKLLQ; encoded by the coding sequence ATGGCTTTAACAGTAAACACCAACACCACGTCGCTGAACGTTCAAAAGAACCTGAACCGTGCTTCCGACGCTCTGTCGACTTCGATGCAGCGCCTGTCTTCCGGCCTGAAAATCAACAGCGCTAAAGACGACGCTGCCGGCCTGCAGATCTCCACTCGTATGCAATCGCAAATCCGTGGTGGCAACCAGGCTATCCAGAACGCCAACGACGGTATCTCCGTTGCCCAGACCGCTGAAGGCGCTCTGCAAGCTACTACCGACATCCTGCAGCGTATGCGTGAACTGGCTGTTAAAGCACGTACCGGCACCAACGGCACTGCTGACCAGAAAGCGACCAACCTTGAATTCGCCGACATGTCCGACGAAATCAGCCGTATCGCTGCTTCCACCAACCTGAACGGCAAAAACCTGCTGGACGGTTCGGCTGGTACTGTGACTCTGCAAGTTGGTGCTAACACCGGTACTGCCAACCACATCGACCTGGTACTGAGCTCCAAGTTCGACGCCGTCAGCCTGTCCGTGGACAAAGGTACTCTGGCTCTGACCGGTACTGACGCTGCAAACGCCGGTAGCAACATCGACGCCGCCATCACCGCAATCGACGCTGCTATCGCTGCGATCGGTGATACCCGTGCCAGCCTGGGTGCTTCGCAAAACCGTCTGACCAGCACCATCTCCAACCTGCAGAACATCGTTGAGAACACCACTGCTGCACAGGGTCGTGTACAAGACACCGACTTCGCCGCAGAAACTGCTAACCTGACCAAGCAGCAAACTCTGCAGCAGGCTTCGACCTCCGTTCTGGCTCAAGCCAACCAACTGCCTTCCGCTGTACTGAAGCTGCTTCAGTAA
- a CDS encoding flagellar protein FlaG: MDMSVKLNQSYPAPKPVTPVADKPSETPEVSKLQAPVAAKSQDTDDAKLKLAVQEIEKFVQSIKRNLEFSIDEHSGKVIVKVIASETGEVVRQIPSAEALKLADSLANASHVLFDAKV; the protein is encoded by the coding sequence ATGGACATGAGCGTGAAGCTTAACCAGTCTTATCCGGCTCCCAAGCCAGTAACGCCGGTTGCTGACAAACCGTCAGAGACGCCTGAAGTCAGCAAGTTGCAAGCGCCGGTCGCTGCCAAGAGTCAGGATACGGACGATGCCAAGTTGAAGCTGGCGGTGCAGGAGATCGAAAAGTTTGTTCAGTCGATCAAGCGCAATCTGGAGTTCTCCATCGACGAACATTCCGGAAAGGTCATCGTCAAGGTGATCGCAAGCGAGACGGGTGAGGTCGTTCGACAGATCCCCTCCGCAGAAGCCCTCAAGCTGGCAGACAGCCTCGCCAACGCGAGCCACGTATTGTTCGACGCCAAAGTCTGA
- the fliD gene encoding flagellar filament capping protein FliD, which translates to MASPILPGSGLGSGLDIGAIVTALVNADKSPKQTQIDTATKANTLKISGIGSLKSALTAFQTAMTNLSSKTNPAFAGFTATSANTSVLNATADSTAVAGSYNVVVSQLATGSKIASASFAGGASSAIPSGTLKISQNGTDYNVDIPADATLQSTRDAINKAQGANGISANIVTDANGASRLVISSSKTGEGSDLTVSGIAGLEIDGTKAMSGTPAAGDSGAVNGVAKNALLTIDGLQVSSKSNTVTGAISGLTLNLTTVSANANSPTVVSVDANTKGLQTSIQSFVDAYNTLKTTIDTLSKATPDADGKLTVQAAFTGDAMPRALIADVRAELTAKGAGGPLAVLSQLGVMTDRNTGNLTFDTTAFNKTMAQPGMTGQVQQLFTGTDDTNGLLARMTKATDPYLKPAAGDITGSGLLDQRMAILNKNTRNLTDQQTALDVRVANLTKTLTAKYNAMDLLVGQMKATASNITSFFSTLNAQQSAK; encoded by the coding sequence ATGGCAAGTCCAATTTTACCGGGTTCGGGCCTGGGTTCCGGCCTGGACATCGGTGCGATCGTTACTGCGCTGGTCAACGCCGACAAGTCGCCGAAGCAGACGCAAATCGATACTGCGACCAAAGCCAATACGCTGAAGATTTCCGGCATCGGTTCGTTGAAGAGCGCGCTGACGGCGTTCCAGACGGCAATGACCAATCTGAGCAGCAAAACCAACCCTGCGTTTGCCGGCTTCACCGCCACTTCGGCCAATACGTCGGTTCTGAACGCCACTGCCGACAGCACCGCAGTAGCGGGAAGCTACAACGTAGTCGTGAGTCAGCTGGCCACCGGTTCGAAAATCGCCAGTGCCTCTTTCGCCGGCGGCGCCTCCAGTGCCATTCCGAGTGGTACCCTGAAAATCAGTCAGAATGGCACTGATTACAATGTCGACATCCCGGCCGATGCCACCTTGCAGAGCACCCGTGATGCGATCAACAAGGCTCAGGGTGCCAACGGTATTTCCGCCAACATCGTGACCGACGCCAATGGTGCTTCGCGTCTGGTGATCAGTTCGAGCAAGACCGGCGAAGGTTCCGACCTCACCGTCAGCGGTATTGCCGGTCTGGAAATTGATGGCACCAAGGCAATGAGCGGCACTCCGGCGGCAGGTGATTCAGGCGCCGTCAACGGCGTTGCAAAAAATGCCCTGTTGACCATTGACGGCCTTCAGGTAAGTAGCAAAAGCAATACGGTAACCGGCGCAATCAGTGGCCTGACCCTGAATCTGACGACGGTCAGCGCTAACGCGAACTCTCCGACTGTTGTCAGCGTAGATGCCAACACCAAAGGCTTGCAGACATCGATTCAGTCGTTTGTCGACGCTTACAACACGCTGAAGACCACCATTGATACGTTGTCCAAGGCGACGCCGGACGCCGATGGCAAGCTGACCGTGCAAGCGGCCTTCACTGGCGACGCGATGCCGCGCGCGCTGATTGCCGACGTGCGTGCCGAGTTGACGGCCAAGGGCGCTGGCGGTCCGTTGGCCGTACTGTCCCAGCTGGGCGTAATGACCGATCGCAACACCGGTAACCTGACATTTGATACCACGGCTTTCAACAAAACCATGGCTCAGCCAGGCATGACTGGCCAGGTTCAGCAATTGTTCACCGGCACCGATGACACCAACGGTCTGCTGGCGCGCATGACCAAGGCAACGGACCCGTACCTCAAGCCGGCGGCAGGTGATATCACCGGCAGCGGTCTGCTTGATCAGCGCATGGCCATCCTGAACAAAAACACGCGCAATCTTACCGATCAGCAGACGGCTCTGGATGTACGTGTTGCCAACCTGACCAAGACGTTGACTGCCAAATACAACGCCATGGACTTGCTGGTCGGGCAGATGAAGGCCACGGCGAGCAACATCACGTCGTTCTTCAGCACGCTGAACGCTCAGCAATCCGCGAAGTAA
- the fliS gene encoding flagellar export chaperone FliS, protein MNPMLALRQYQKVGAHAQTSEASPHRLVQMLMEGGLERIAQAKGAIERKDIPAKCTAISKAVGIIGGLCEGLDLENSADSVGELNQLYIYMMKRLAEANVKSDPKILDEVAGLLRTVKEGWDGIAPPGPQF, encoded by the coding sequence ATGAATCCAATGTTAGCCCTTCGGCAATACCAGAAAGTCGGCGCGCACGCCCAGACATCCGAGGCGAGCCCGCACCGTCTGGTACAAATGTTGATGGAAGGCGGTCTGGAGCGCATCGCTCAGGCCAAGGGCGCTATCGAGCGCAAGGATATTCCCGCCAAGTGCACGGCCATCAGTAAAGCCGTTGGCATCATTGGTGGGCTGTGTGAAGGCCTGGATCTGGAAAACAGTGCTGATTCGGTAGGTGAGCTCAACCAGCTTTACATCTACATGATGAAGCGACTCGCTGAGGCCAACGTCAAGAGCGATCCGAAAATCCTCGACGAAGTTGCCGGCCTGCTGCGCACCGTAAAGGAAGGCTGGGACGGCATCGCTCCGCCAGGTCCCCAGTTTTAA
- a CDS encoding sigma-54 dependent transcriptional regulator produces the protein MWRETKILLIDDDSVRRRDLAVILNFLGEENLPCGSHDWQQAVGSLSSSREVICVLIGTVNAPGALLGLLKTLSTWDEFLPVLLMGDNSSVDLPEDQRRRVLSTLEMPPSYSKLLDSLHRAQVYREMYDQARERGRHREPNLFRSLVGTSRAIQHVRQMMQQVADTDASVLILGESGTGKEVVARNLHYHSKRRDAPFVPVNCGAIPAELLESELFGHEKGAFTGAITSRAGRFELANGGTLFLDEIGDMPLPMQVKLLRVLQERTFERVGSNKTQSVDVRIIAATHKNLESMIEIGTFREDLYYRLNVFPIEMAPLRERVEDIPLLMNELISRMEHEKRGSIRFNSAAIMSLCRHGWPGNVRELANLVERMAIMHPYGVIGVVELPKKFRYVDDEDEQMVDSLRSDLEERVAINGHTPDFTANAMLPPEGLDLKDYLGGLEQGLIQQALDDANGIVARAAERLRIRRTTLVEKMRKYGMSRREGDEQADD, from the coding sequence ATGTGGCGTGAAACCAAAATTCTGCTGATCGATGACGATAGCGTCCGCCGCCGCGACCTGGCGGTGATTTTAAATTTTCTCGGCGAAGAAAATTTACCCTGCGGCAGCCATGACTGGCAGCAGGCTGTCGGCTCTTTGTCATCAAGTCGTGAAGTCATCTGTGTACTGATCGGGACGGTAAATGCTCCGGGTGCACTTTTGGGCTTGTTAAAGACACTCTCGACGTGGGATGAGTTCCTTCCGGTTTTGCTGATGGGCGATAATTCTTCCGTCGACCTGCCGGAAGACCAGCGCCGCCGGGTGCTTTCGACCCTGGAAATGCCGCCCAGCTACAGCAAACTGCTCGACTCCCTGCACCGTGCCCAGGTCTATCGCGAGATGTACGACCAGGCCCGCGAGCGTGGCCGTCATCGCGAGCCGAACCTGTTCCGCAGCCTGGTCGGCACCAGCCGGGCGATTCAGCACGTCCGGCAGATGATGCAGCAAGTGGCCGATACCGACGCCAGCGTGCTGATCCTCGGCGAGTCCGGCACCGGCAAGGAAGTGGTTGCGCGCAACCTGCATTACCACTCCAAGCGTCGCGACGCGCCGTTCGTGCCAGTCAACTGCGGGGCGATCCCGGCAGAACTGCTGGAAAGCGAACTGTTCGGCCACGAGAAGGGCGCCTTCACCGGCGCGATCACCAGCCGTGCCGGGCGTTTCGAACTGGCCAACGGCGGCACGCTGTTCCTCGATGAAATCGGCGACATGCCGCTGCCGATGCAGGTCAAATTGCTGCGCGTGCTGCAGGAGCGCACCTTCGAACGCGTGGGCAGCAACAAGACCCAGAGCGTCGACGTGCGCATCATTGCCGCGACCCACAAGAATCTCGAAAGCATGATCGAGATCGGCACCTTCCGCGAAGACCTCTACTATCGCCTGAACGTGTTCCCGATCGAGATGGCGCCGCTGCGTGAGCGCGTCGAAGACATTCCGCTGCTGATGAACGAACTGATCTCGCGCATGGAACACGAAAAGCGCGGCTCGATCCGTTTCAACTCGGCGGCGATCATGTCGCTGTGCCGTCACGGCTGGCCGGGCAACGTCCGCGAACTGGCCAACCTGGTGGAGCGCATGGCGATCATGCATCCGTACGGGGTGATCGGCGTGGTCGAGTTGCCGAAGAAATTCCGCTACGTCGACGACGAAGACGAGCAGATGGTCGACAGCCTGCGCAGCGATCTCGAAGAGCGCGTGGCGATCAACGGTCATACGCCGGACTTCACCGCCAACGCGATGCTGCCGCCGGAAGGCCTGGACCTCAAAGACTACCTCGGCGGTCTGGAGCAGGGTCTGATCCAGCAGGCGCTGGACGATGCCAATGGCATTGTGGCGCGTGCCGCCGAACGTCTGCGTATTCGTCGCACCACACTGGTGGAGAAGATGCGCAAGTACGGCATGAGCCGGCGCGAAGGTGATGAACAGGCGGATGATTGA
- a CDS encoding ATP-binding protein: MSSASNVEGQPSSVEQTSRLGLEQAFALFNQMSSQLTDSYSMLEARVTELKGELAVVSAQRMQELAEKERLANRLQNLLDLLPGGVIVIDGHGMVREANPAAIDLLGLPLEGELWRHVIARCFAPREDDGHEISLKNGRRLSIATRSLDAEPGQLVLLNDLTETRHLQAQLARHERLSSLGRMVASLAHQIRTPLSAALLYASHLTEQELPVATQQRFAGRLKERLHELEHQVRDMLVFARGELPLTDRVTPNALMQSLQAAALTHVQDLPIRWQCDSHVGELLCNRDTLVGAILNLIENAIQASDGNVRLKVHCYTRDNSLRLCVSDSGSGIDPLVLERLGEPFFTTKVTGTGLGLTVVKAVARAHQGELQLRSRVGRGTCAQVILPLFSAVQGAE, from the coding sequence ATGTCATCTGCCTCCAATGTCGAGGGGCAACCGTCGTCCGTAGAGCAGACGAGCCGCCTGGGGCTTGAGCAGGCGTTCGCACTGTTCAATCAGATGTCCAGCCAGTTGACCGATTCCTACAGCATGCTTGAAGCCCGGGTCACCGAGCTCAAGGGTGAGCTGGCGGTAGTCAGTGCCCAGCGCATGCAGGAGCTGGCAGAAAAAGAACGCTTGGCCAATCGCCTGCAAAACCTCCTTGATCTGTTGCCCGGTGGCGTCATCGTGATTGACGGCCACGGCATGGTTCGCGAAGCCAATCCGGCGGCGATCGACCTGTTGGGGCTGCCGCTGGAAGGCGAATTGTGGCGCCATGTCATCGCGCGTTGCTTTGCCCCGCGTGAAGACGACGGTCATGAAATCTCTCTGAAAAACGGTCGACGCCTGTCGATCGCCACCCGCTCGCTGGATGCCGAGCCGGGGCAGTTGGTGCTGCTCAACGACCTGACAGAAACCCGCCACCTTCAAGCTCAATTGGCGCGCCATGAGCGCCTGTCGTCGCTGGGGCGCATGGTCGCCTCGCTGGCCCATCAGATCCGCACGCCGTTGTCCGCCGCGTTGCTTTACGCCAGTCATTTGACCGAGCAGGAACTGCCCGTCGCCACCCAGCAGCGCTTCGCCGGTCGTCTCAAGGAGCGCCTGCATGAGCTGGAGCATCAGGTGCGCGACATGCTGGTGTTCGCCCGTGGCGAGCTGCCGCTGACCGACCGGGTCACCCCGAATGCGTTGATGCAGTCGCTGCAAGCAGCGGCGCTGACCCATGTGCAGGATTTGCCCATTCGCTGGCAGTGCGACAGTCATGTCGGCGAATTGCTGTGCAACCGCGACACCCTGGTCGGGGCGATTCTCAATCTGATCGAAAACGCAATTCAGGCCAGCGACGGCAATGTGCGCCTGAAAGTGCATTGCTACACCCGCGACAACAGCTTGCGCCTGTGCGTCAGCGACAGCGGCAGCGGCATTGATCCGCTAGTGCTGGAGCGTCTCGGCGAGCCGTTTTTTACCACCAAAGTGACCGGCACCGGGCTAGGCCTGACCGTGGTCAAGGCAGTGGCGCGGGCACATCAGGGAGAATTGCAGCTGCGTTCGCGGGTCGGGCGTGGCACGTGCGCGCAGGTGATCCTGCCGCTGTTTTCCGCTGTACAGGGAGCTGAGTAA
- a CDS encoding sigma-54 dependent transcriptional regulator, with amino-acid sequence MGIKVLLVEDDRSLREALADTLLLAGHDYHAVGSAEEALQAVEREAFSLVVSDVNMPGMDGHQLLGLLRARQPQLPVLLMTAHGAVERAVDAMRQGAADYLVKPFEPKALLDLVSRHALGSISITDCEGPVAVEPASAQLLELAARVARSDSTVLISGESGTGKEVLARYIHQQSHRASQPFIAINCAAIPDNMLEATLFGHEKGSFTGAIAAQAGKFEQADGGTILLDEISEMPLGLQAKLLRVLQEREVERVGARKPITLDIRVVATTNRDLAGEVAAGRFREDLFYRLSVFPLAWRPLRERTADILPLAERLLNKHVNKMKHAAAKLSPDAQACLTHYPWPGNVRELDNAIQRALILQQGGLIQPQDFCLTGAVTYTAAPVQPLVREIEVEAESAGALGDDLRRREFQMIIDTLRTERGRRKEAAEKLGISPRTLRYKLAQMRDAGMDVEGYLFAT; translated from the coding sequence ATGGGCATCAAGGTTTTGCTGGTCGAGGATGACCGCTCGTTGCGCGAAGCGCTGGCCGATACGCTGTTGCTGGCGGGCCACGACTACCATGCAGTCGGCAGTGCCGAAGAGGCGCTGCAGGCGGTCGAGCGCGAAGCGTTCAGTCTGGTGGTCAGCGACGTCAACATGCCTGGCATGGACGGCCATCAACTGCTCGGTTTGCTGCGTGCGCGGCAGCCGCAATTGCCGGTGCTGCTGATGACTGCGCACGGCGCGGTCGAGCGTGCGGTGGATGCGATGCGCCAGGGTGCGGCGGATTACCTGGTCAAGCCGTTTGAGCCCAAAGCGTTGCTGGACCTCGTTTCGCGGCATGCCTTGGGCAGCATCAGCATTACAGATTGCGAAGGTCCGGTAGCGGTCGAGCCGGCCAGTGCGCAGTTGCTCGAACTGGCGGCGCGGGTGGCACGCAGTGATTCCACGGTGTTGATTTCCGGCGAGTCCGGTACCGGTAAGGAAGTGCTGGCGCGTTACATTCACCAGCAATCCCACCGCGCCAGTCAGCCGTTCATCGCGATCAACTGCGCGGCGATCCCCGACAACATGCTCGAAGCCACGCTGTTCGGTCACGAGAAGGGCTCGTTCACCGGCGCCATCGCGGCTCAGGCCGGCAAGTTCGAACAGGCCGATGGCGGCACCATTCTGCTCGACGAAATTTCCGAAATGCCCCTGGGCCTGCAAGCCAAGTTGCTGCGAGTGCTGCAGGAGCGTGAAGTCGAGCGCGTCGGTGCGCGCAAGCCGATCACCCTGGATATTCGCGTAGTCGCGACCACCAACCGTGATCTGGCCGGTGAAGTGGCAGCGGGTCGTTTCCGTGAAGACCTTTTTTACCGCCTGTCGGTTTTTCCCCTGGCCTGGCGTCCACTTCGCGAGCGCACTGCCGATATCTTGCCGCTGGCCGAGCGGTTGCTGAACAAACACGTCAATAAAATGAAGCATGCGGCGGCGAAACTTTCGCCAGACGCCCAGGCTTGCCTGACCCACTACCCGTGGCCGGGCAACGTGCGTGAGCTGGATAACGCGATTCAACGGGCGCTGATTCTGCAGCAGGGTGGTTTGATCCAGCCGCAGGATTTCTGTCTGACCGGCGCAGTGACCTACACCGCGGCGCCGGTGCAACCGCTGGTGCGCGAGATCGAAGTCGAGGCCGAATCCGCCGGGGCGCTGGGCGATGACCTGCGGCGCCGGGAGTTCCAGATGATCATCGACACCCTGCGCACCGAGCGTGGCCGGCGCAAGGAGGCTGCGGAAAAACTCGGTATCAGCCCGCGTACCCTGCGTTACAAGCTGGCGCAGATGCGTGATGCCGGGATGGACGTCGAAGGCTATCTGTTCGCTACCTGA